From Ailuropoda melanoleuca isolate Jingjing chromosome 8, ASM200744v2, whole genome shotgun sequence, a single genomic window includes:
- the LOC100478005 gene encoding olfactory receptor 52D1-like, producing MGLDPTLPTLNQTVLVPGPGPFVLLGVPGLEALHAWLSVPLCLLYVAAVTGNGLLLGLVAADKTLWAPMYQLLGLLAAADLVLATSMVPKALAVLWGLLWEISFAACLAQLFVTHVTFIAESSVLLAMAVDRYVAICQALRYGALLTQRVRELPHTYCEHMGVARLACGDTRPNIWYGLATTLLSPALDLGLIAASYALILRAVCRLPSHGARCKALGTWGATASVITVFSFLAHLFGRHTVPRHIHILLANLYVVMPPALNLVGYRVRTQKIAQRLRRWPGLFWARAVRDAGPEKASRGTD from the exons atgggactggatcccacacTGCCCACTCTCAACCAGACTGTGCTCGTCCCTGGACCTGGGCCCTTTGTCCTGCTGGGGGTGCCGGGCCTGGAGGCCTTGCACGCGTGGCTTTCGGTGCCTCTGTGCCTGCTGTACGTGGCTGCTGTGACAGGGAACGGCCTTCTGCTGGGGCTGGTGGCCGCTGACAAGACACTCTGGGCACCCATGTACCAGCTGCTGGGGCTTCTGGCAGCCGCTGACTTGGTTCTGGCCACATCCATGGTACCCAAAGCTCTGGCTGTGCTCTGGGGCCTGTTGTGGGAGATCTCCTTTGCGGCCTGCCTAGCCCAGCTCTTTGTCACCCACGTGACCTTCATTGCCGAGTCTTCGGTGCTCCTGGCCATGGCCGTGGACCGCTACGTGGCCATTTGCCAGGCTCTGCGCTACGGGGCATTGCTGACCCAGCGCGTG CGGGAGCTCCCCCACACCTACTGTGAACACATGGGTGTGGCTCGGCTGGCCTGTGGCGACACGCGCCCCAACATTTGGTATGGCTTGGCCACCACGCTGCTGTCCCCGGCCCTGGACTTGGGGCTCATCGCTGCTTCCTACGCCCTCATTCTCCGCGCTGTGTGTCGCCTGCCGTCCCACGGTGCCCGCTGCAAAGccttgggcacctggggggcGACCGCCAGCGTCATCActgtcttctctttcctggcTCACCTTTTTGGCCGCCACACGGTGCCCCGCCATATCCACATCCTCCTGGCCAACCTCTATGTGGTCATGCCCCCGGCCCTTAATCTCGTGGGCTACAGAGTACGGACCCAGAAGATCGCTCAGAGGCTCAGGCGCTGGCCCGGGCTCTTCTGGGCCAGGGCAGTAAGGGATGCGGGCCCTGAGAAGGCCTCCCGTGGCACTGACTGA
- the LOC117803557 gene encoding olfactory receptor 52H1-like encodes MHNLSSSNTGDFTLLGIPGLEQYHVWISIPFCFVYLVATGGNSILLYLIAVERSLQAPMFFFLSMLAVTDLILSTTCVPKTLTIFWRGPQNISFPGCLTQLFFLHYSFVLDSAILLAMAFDRYVAICSPLRYTTILTPGTTVKIVVGISFRSFCVIVPCVFLANRLPFCRTRIIPHTYCEHIGVARLACADISINIWYGFCVPIMTVISDVILIAVSYTLILCAVFRLPSRDARHKALGTCGSHVCVILMFYIPAFFSILAHRFGHNVPRTFHILFANLYVVIPPALNPIVYGVKTKQIRDKVILLLFPQGSQ; translated from the coding sequence ATGCACAACCTGAGCAGCTCCAACACAGGTGACTTCACCCTTCTGGGCATCCCCGGCCTGGAGCAGTACCACGTCTGGATCAGCATCCCCTTCTGCTTTGTCTATCTTGTGGCCACTGGGGGCAACAGTATCCTTCTCTACCTCATTGCTGTGGAGCGGAGTCTTCAGGCAcccatgttctttttcctttccatgctAGCCGTGACGGATCTGATCTTGTCTACCACGTGTGTCCCCAAAACCCTTACCATCTTCTGGCGTGGTCCCCAGAACATCAGTTTTCCTGGTTGCCTCACCCAGTTATTCTTTCTGCACTACAGCTTTGTCCTGGACTCGGCTATACTCCTGGCCATGGCGtttgaccgctatgtggccatctgctcCCCTCTGAGATACACCACGATTCTGACCCCTGGGACCACTGTCAAAATTGTCGTGGGAATTTCCTTCAGAAGTTTCTGTGTTATAGTTCCATGTGTTTTCCTTGCAAATCGTTTACCCTTCTGCAGGACACGCATCATCCCGCACACATACTGTGAGCACATAGGTGTTGCCCGGCTCGCCTGTGCGGACATCTCCATCAACATCTGGTATGGCTTTTGTGTTCCCATCATGACGGTCATCTCAGATGTGATTCTCATTGCTGTCTCCTACACCCTCATCCTCTGTGCGGTCTTCCGCCTCCCGTCCCGGGATGCCCGCCACAAGGCCCTTGGCACCTGTGGTTCCCATGTCTGTGTCATCCTCATGTTCTATATACCAGCATTCTTCTCCATCCTTGCCCATCGCTTTGGCCATAATGTCCCTCGTACCTTTCACATCCTCTTTGCCAACCTCTATGTAGTTATCCCACCCGCACTCAATCCTATTGTCTATGGAGTAAAGACCAAGCAGATCCGGGACAAAGTCATTCTTCTGCTCTTTCCCCAGGGGTCTCAGTGA